ttttttcttgaaaatggGCGCAAACACTTTAAGGTATGAAGATTCATcaattttgtatgtttttgttttagatgGAAATTCAACGTATGAAGAAGCACATGTCCAAATGAGCAAAGAAGATGACCCTTTCTCCGTTTGAAGTTAAATCATCAGATTTCtgatttacctttttttttggactgctGAGTGGGCTGACCGAGAGGGCTGAATATTTTTTACTGAGTCACCGCTGAAAGTGCAAAGATGAGACAAAGTGGAAGCAGACGGCCTCTGGAGATGAGTACAGCACGGCTCAGTTACCTatcaaatattttgtatttatttctgaaGATTTGCCAGATTACCAAAGCCATCCTTAAAACATTCTTGATGGGGAAAATGTAATCTCAAATATTTTGAGGTTTCCGTTTTGAGTGATGATTCATACTGGGGATTATTGAACAggtttttccatcatttttttcctttatcaaACTGTGACAGTAACTCTGGGAGAGAGGAGGATGAGAAATCACAGCCAACAGTTAATTTACACAGATGAACACTAACTAATACTTTGTTTGTAATAATGTAATGTGGACAAACAAGCATGAAGCTTCATTCAAATTTTAAGCTTGTAAAAATATACTGGTTTTCCTTTTGATTGCACAAATACTGTAAATCTACAGgttgctgaagtttattgtgtgtttattaaacATAAATATAGTCACTAGTGATATATGTATGTTAAAAAATGCAATTGGCATAGAAAAAAGTCAACACAAGCAAATACAAGTAAAAAGGTTCAGTACATGAATAAAAATCAGCAGTCATAGGTTATCcaacaaaaaaagtaaatatgcCAGTTTTCACTCTTTATACATTTATATGTTAGACATTCGTGGCTCCACAAAATAATAACATTGGCTTTGAATATACTGGCATGATCTGCAAGTTATCTGTCTACCTGAGTACTACCTAATCAGCCATAATCCATAATTCACAATATTTATCCATCTTCTACTTATCCAGTTTAGAAttgcagggggctggagcctatcccagctgttaaaggtagggtacaccctggacaaatCACCAGTCTATATTACTCATAAAAGGGAccgacaaccattcatactcacattcacactcacagccaatttagaatctccAGTTAAATTAACCCAGTGCATGTCTTTAGGCTGTGGGATGGACACAGAGTACCAGGAAAGTGGtgcccacacaggcacagaaaaaacacacaaactccacacaaaaaggtCCCACTCAGCCAGTTGGTTCGGAACACAGATGATTACACAGTTATTCTTTCCATGTACAATCCTGGAGGAACTGTGGAATCAGATGAATTTCTCTcagtacatgcagtgaaatgttttgggattttattttttcctcaaaaGTTGGATTCTTTGCAGGGAATTGGCTTGAAGGTGACCTCTTTGTTCTCCTCGAGAAGGACGTCGTATCGACACAGAGACCTGCGAGGGAAAAAGACAATACTACAGTAAATCTACAGCTGGGAGATCTAAATAACTGCttcaacacagaaaacagatgaCACTGCATGCCAAACGGGTCATTTTGCATACTTTGCGTCCTCTTTAGGTTCCAGGTTTGTGAGACGGATTCGGAGAACTCTGAGCTTCTTTTTGGGCTGCAGTATATTCCCAGTGGAGAATTTAAGAGACACCTTTTCCACCGCCTGAATGCCTTTGTCAAAAGAGGACAAGAGCCTGGTCTCTGTGAACTTCTTGAACTCTGATTTActaatgtgaagaaaaaaataaattagtgAAAAAGGAGTAACAAGGAGATAAAGACATGTCATGGTTATAAGTGCAGAGAAGACTTACTGGTTGATGGTTGCCAGTGCTTGTGTACCATCACCGTGAAGTTTAACAGTCATGTATCCCCACCGCACATCCTTGTTCCATGTCATCACATCCATCCTGTAGTTTGTCACtgagcaaagacattacattttttttatttaaaaaaaatatctgtccACCACCAGGTTCattcagcatgtcttttgttttaCACTCTTCATTCAAATGTAACTATGGAGAAGAGTTTATGGTTTTGTGGTACTGCTGTTAGAATGGGACATTTATGTTGagttaaacaaacacacacttcactATCAAAAAACAGTTAACTGGGCTTgattacacacatgcacgcatgcacgcacgcacgcacgcacagtgTCGTTGTGGAGAAATTTCGGCCCGCCCtttctttacagtgttgtttcagctcattgaggtttgcaggtatttgtttatgcacagttcTCTAaaagtcccaccacagcattttcaAGCTGTTTGGGGTCTGGGCTTTGACTGGACCACTgaaacaccttgattcttttctttttcagccattctgatgtagatttgctgctgtgcttgggatcactgtcctgttgcatgacacaATTTCACCCAAGCTTTGGAGAGACATTTGAATCtacaatactttggtatacagaggagcttGTGGTCAACTCAGGGagtgcaaggtgcccaggtcctgtggctgcaaaacaagcccaaatcatgaCAGCTGCTATGAggtatttgtgctgatatgtcGTGTTTGATTTGTGCCAAACCCATcggcttcaaggtttgacacgttgtgcattcagagatgccaCATTAAAAATCTCCTGAATCACCTTTCATCCCCCATTCTGAtgagtttgaacagcaggttgtcttgatcatgtctacatgccaaaatgcactgagttgctgccatgtaattggctgattagacattTTGCAGTAACGAGCAGTTGAATAGGTGTACCCAATAAAGTGGCCTGTGAGTGCATAAATGCGTTACGCTGTTGGGAAAAGCATAGTTCTACCACTAGGTGGCAGTGCGGACTTTGAGATATTTTTTCTGTCTGGGTATAGCTTATTGTGATCAACAGTAATCTGTTACTTACTGCAGAAAGGAGACTGTCCATTTGTTTTGAAGtaggtttttgtttggttgtgttTCAGCAGGATGTCTTTCCAATCTATGATGTCATAACCTGGAATTGGTTAAAACACTGTAAAGtctagagaaataaaaaaaaaaagaaaggaaaaagaaagaaactggcaAAATGTACATTTGTGGATTTTCTGTCCATGagctgaaaaaaactgaaatgtgtgtgttcttCATCACCAACCTAAGACAGGACATCCGGCAGCACCAAACTGGCTGCAGGTTAAGCATTTGCCATCCAGAAAGTCTTTATAGGATGAGCAGGGGTATGTCCTGCTGGCACATGTGTGATTCATAGAGTCAAGGTAGAGGTACACCGATCTCTGGTGGTCGCATTTAAAATAGTTTCCTCCTATTCAGGGGTAAGAAAATGAATTGTTATCATAAAGTTCAGTTCCTCATAGCAAAAGTTTCCTAAACTTACTGATCTTACTTGAGAAAATGGTCCGTGGGCAGCCGGGTTGGTCTGCTCCTCCATTAGCGTAGAAATCAATGTGACCTAAAGGCTCTCTGAATCCCAGCACTGtaatataacaataaaaatgtgacaCATATGCATAATGTGTCTACCTCTTCcgtgcaaagaaaaaaatgaataattcttcaaaataataaataaggtGATTAACTGACTATCTATGTCTGTGTGCAGGGCATCCACAAACTGTGCGTCTGTGGAGTCCAGTCGGTCCTCTGGAGGTTTGCCTTTGAACTCAGGCCCAGCAGGATCCAGTGCTGCAAACATCACATGAGAAGGCCTTTAAGTTTAGTCCAAAACCCAACACTACCAATGTTCACCTTACTGTAAACATTCACATATCACTTAGGTCAAGCGCTTATCCCAAGTGACTTTCATGGCCTTTTCATTTTCTAGCTGGTCTGCAAGTATCTTTTACCGCTCAAGcattatgcctttttttttatttaactgatttttttttttcttgccgtTTTTAAGCTCAATATTCTCAGCGAGCCTCCAGAGAATTAGCACCGTCTCTCCTCAGGGATTTTTACCAAAACTGTGTTTTCATGGTGACTCCTAccagcacacacaaaatgtgaaGCATGAAGTGTTCCTCTGACTCCACAACTCAGTCATGACAAATAACACATTCTTTATACACTCTGCAACATGTATTAAGCCCCTTGTCAGCAGCGTCATCATCACTTTGTTTTATAAGCAATCTAGGAATTAAAGCTCACTCAAGTGAACAGCCATTATGAAACATCCTTTTTAAGCATGCCATTATCCAAAGGTCATGCAAACCTTCTCAGTAGTTTTGTTCTCTTTGAATTGAGACAAATAAGATTTTGCTTAAGGTCACTTTACCACTGGTACATtttaaagtgaagaaaaacaagtaaaaatacCACTCCAGGGTTTAATTCTAAATCAGTGCCAGCATGTGCCACTCTCACCTGATATTCTTCCAATTTCTCCGTTCAGCTTAGCACCTGTGAAGCCTGCTATATGAGCTCCAAGACTCACTCCAATCATGTGGATGGAGCTCAGATTGGTTCCATGatcctgaagagaaaaaaaaacagtcagctgttagtctCGCTAAACACAACACATCCTGAGACACTTCTATTCAAACAACGGAAAAACGGCCGCAGTGTCAGATCCATCCCATACCTGCATTGTTTTAATGAAAGCTGTGATGTTGGTTGCTACTTCCTGTGTGTTCTTCACTGCTTTAAAATAGTTCAGATTCGCAGCTCCGTAGTTCCAGTCTACCACTATAACGTTCATGTCTTTCTTGACCAGCAGCAGCTCAATGACCCTGTTGAGCCACCGTGGCGGAGATCCAGTGATCCGATACCCATGAATGATGAAGGTCGTGGGTTTGGACATGTTGAACTGGGGATAGGCAGATAGGTCCCTGTGGGACATGCGGGTACCGCAGGTGCCATTTATTCTGGTGTATAGCAGCAGGTTAACTCTGGTGGTGGTGCCAATGATTGAATGAGCAATATTCAGATCGGTAAATTCATCACATTTCTCAGCtgtaagacataaaaaaaaaaagagaagacagagaTGTGTTTTGGGAAATATGATATTATTGAATTGGTCTCTACAAGCATTACACGAGAAGGGTTGCACAACCTCTAAATATTATGTGTATAAAGTTAATGTCATCTTGAGTGGCATGAGTCTCATATATAGCCCATTATTCTGTGTCTGTTCATTCAGTACAGCTTCGCCTTCTAGAAACGTGTGCAATGAACACATCGGTTCTCCAACTCTGAGGTTTAATCTGACTAAAACCAGCATTCTTTACTTGCAATACATTTTACCAGGGTTTGTACACTAattcaaacaaaacacactgatcagccacaacaATGAAACCACGTGCATAACTGAACAGGCCCTCGATTTGCTGCTATAACAGCTCTGAACTATCAAGCGATAGACTCAACAAGACCTCTGAAGATGCACTGTGTTATCAAGCGCTGACACATTAGCAGCAGGTTGCGCACTTGAGGCTTTGAGTGAATGCATCCAAACTCTGGTGTTAAAATggccaactttacagcagaaatataaCCTGTCACCAAAAATTGGTTTAGGTCCTTATAGCCAATTCCTTTATTCATAGTGACTGCATTAGGTGTGGGGacttattcatttattatgaaAATCAACAGTAAAGATAAAGTTCTGCTGTATTACGGGTGTGGATGAACTGACTTACACATGTAACCAATAGCtgtctgctatttttttttcttatgctaAGTAAAGTCACTGAATTGGACATCTCCACCATATTTGTGATGATGTTACCTGATAAATATCCCTGTATGCTCAatgctgaattttaaaaagtttttaagCTAGGGCAGAAGCCAAAGTGGATGTTCATACACCTAAagctgacatcacagtggctactTCTATTGTTCGTACGTACTCTTTAAGTTTAAGTCATGTAATTTGCGAGATGGGACCTTCGTGGATCTGACTTGTTTTACCAGCACATCCCATGGATGCTGGATCGGACTGAGATTTAAAGAATTTAGAGGCTGAGTTAAAGCGTTTATCTCAAACCATGTCAAAATACATTTGTACAATATCCTGCTGAAACAGACACAGCGATCAGGAATATCATTGCCATAAAGAAGTGCATGTGATCCATGTTTAGTACATGTCATAGCAGCAATTAGATTTTTAGAAATTCGTGCTCCAGCTTTGGTCTCcacagctgaaacacacacatgcagatgttttgtttttgcttgggttttttttttgtaaactatGTCTTTTGTGATCACTTTGAGTGAGTTGACAGGCTGCCAGTATTTCTGGATTTATCACCTTGTGACATCAGCACTACTTTGGTTTCAGGGTGTAGATCATTGTTGCTCATTACAGGTTTTCAGTGGCTACTGACTCACTCACACCCACAGCACCTAAGCTAAGGACACACATCTGAACATATTATATCAACTGATAGTTGTTGTGGTTTGTATAGCTAATcttatattaatgttttttattaatataagTAACCCAATTACTCATAATtaataagaaaacatgaaaaaagttaaatttgTTGACTACCAAATAAATAGTTgataaaacaacagcaacaaacaatAACAGGACAGTTTCTACTGTTAAGCAAATGCAGGCTTTACAAGACACTGATTTTATCAGAACTGACAGTGATATCTGGACATGCAGACATTGTTTAAACATTTCATCAAGGATGtttaatttctaaaaaaaaaaacccaaaagtaAACAATCATCTCTATTATGTGTTTTCCAGTAACATTCACACAGTTATGATGCAATGACATTTACAGTAAATTGGTTGAGAACCCTTCACAGATTCtaagaaactgcagttcctcaaatgcgATACTGTAAGCATGTGAAACACTAATATCACAAGCTGACCACAGTtgtgagtgtgtgcaaacaCTGTAGACACACAATGTTCATATGTAAATAAAGCCATTTACAGTGTTTTGCAGCCTACCTTTGCATGTTTGCAGAGTTAAAAGCAGGAGGGCTATCAGATACTGCCACAGGAGCATGCTTAGCCGAGACTTTAATCTGAAACCAGAGGTGTCAGAGTCAGAGTGttacatgaaaaaacaaagaagtcgAACATTATTCTGTTcataatataaaaagaaaagacacaaagaaaacaggcaGGAGACTTTTCTCTCTAGATGTTTCTCTAACACTTTACACTGTATCCTTACCTGGTTACTTATCTACTTACCCTCTGGTGTAATAAAACAAGGGTCATGAATGAGcagaaaaacatgtaaaatgttGGTGCCATTCCTGTGCAGCCACAGACTGTGAACCCTCTGTTATTAATCAAAATTGCTGCctggtctgtctgtctttgctcCTTGGACACTCTGAGAACTAGTGATTTTTACAACACGTCTAAGAGTATTATGTTCAGCATTTTCCTTAGATTTAACTCTGAACAACGCAAGAGTATAAAATGTCTTCGCTGTAATCAGAGTCTTACCTTTAACATAGGATAATACGGCGTGTCAAAGGTCCTGATTGTTAGGTCATCCTGTGTTTGTACTTCCACATATTTGCGCAGCCTTTACTTCAGGAAGTGAGAAGAACAGCAGAGCAATACTCCCGTCCTGCATGCTTTCACATACATAACCACACCCCCTCACCTCAGGTCATTGTGTTCACACATTAGAAATCCCCATGAAATCACGCCTTTTTCTTATGCACTCAAACCGGTTACTCATATGTTGTTGTTGGATGACATGATTTCAACTTGAAACCTAACAATAATCTAGCATTTACTGTTAAAAGCACCACAATCTGTTTGGGAAGAGTAACAATGAAAGTGAAACgcattaaagtttgtttttttttcttccaaaactTCTGTCACTTTTGTACAAACAAATAAAGGAGACTTTTTGATAAAGTTCAAACTTGCAAACATTACAAAGATatggatgaaaacaaagtaCCTCCTGAACTTGAAACACACCCTGTCTCTTATCTCTCTGGGCAAGAATGTGGTTTAGGCGCAGCAGTGCTTGGAGCtaagtgctttattttttatttcaatcgTAACTTTTGATGTCTGCTGTGTACAAAATCATTGTATCCCCTCAAAAATAGTTAAGTTAAGAATTAAAGTGAAAGTAGAACTAAAGAGAAAGTGCAACTGTCTGAATATTATTTCGtcacaaactgaaaaactgaaacaaacctGACAAACTGAAAGTCTGACTAAATGAAAAATTACATGATTACactaatcagtgtttttgagataCATGAACTGAAGCCGTGGACAGAGCAACTGACtgactaaaatattttttagcaGCTAGGTTGGCTgaagagttttgtttttgttcatggaGTATTTTACAATAGGGTAACAGAAGCTCGTGCTGAAGGTGGTGTCAAATCCAGGATGTTCTATAATGTGCAGGAAGGACAGCATGTTATTGATTTTAAGCTATACCCCGATATCAGCCTGCTGCTTTGTAACAACTCTGTGAAATGCTGGGACACATTGTCCCCTATGTTTGGTTTCAAAGGCTGCCAGTGTCTGACCTCCCACATTATAGCTTCTTAGTAGATGTTGCTTAGCTTCCTCAGCTGACAGTACAGTGTTACAAATGCAGTCTCTACTCTTTATGTAAAAACATAAGGAAGAAAAGGCAAAAAGGGTTCCAGAACAAGCACATTTTTCACAGTCGTGtactaaaatgtaaaatagtCAGACTATCAGTGGATCAACGCTCAgtattgtgctgctgctgccaccacaCAAAAAAGGGAAAGTCTCTACAGGTTCAGCATTGATTGCAAATGCAATCTGCATTTCTGAATGCCTTTACCACTGTGGCCTGAACTTTGCCCACTATGTTATCCTGTCATCAGGGTCAGGCAGGGTGATGGGATGTATACTTAAACGGACGCGCAGGTTTAGAAATCATCCCTGTGCAGTAGCTGGACTGACTGAGAGGCGCGACAGGTGGGTGCAGAGTGATTGTTAGCTGACAAAGGGGAAGAACGTCCCAGATGGCTCGCAGGAGACGAGGCCGTGGCGGCCAtggacagcagcaacaacagggtGCGCACAATCAAAAAGGAGGCCCTCGCAGGGTAAGTCTGGTTCTGTCATTGGGAAAGAGAGCCGCTGCTCACTGCTTttcaaataataaagaaaaagatgtCCCAAGCAgattctgttttggtttttttttttttttggcttttgtgcatatttttaaaagacACTTGAAATGATACAAGTGAGGTGTTTCTCTGCCTTATACGGCATCATTATGTAACATGCTTTGAATATTGCAGAGATAAACTTTTCCACTGTGGTTATATGACTTGGAATAGTTAACTGATTAGCTTAGTGGAACTATGCAGCATGACTCATGTGTGCAGTATAATTGTAGATTAATCTCAAAGAAATTTAATACTTTACACTAAgacaataattattttaattctaatTCTTACATTGATATCTACTGTGAAATTATTCAGGCTTGTGTGCATACTGACCTTTTACTTGAAGCCATGAAAGTAGAGATCACTGATTACAAACATTCAGATGCATGGGAGCATGTTATTACTGGTAAACAAAATCTTACAGTTGAACACAGCTCGAGGAGCAAAAGAGCAAGAGTTCAAAGTATGCATTCCAACACAGCAGACAAAGGTGCACATACTGTATGAATGTGCATGCAACACAAAGACTATGGCATCTTTAAATATTCATGTGCTAAAATTGGTCAGAACTACTTGGAAGTTATTATATTGCTGTCATATCCAGAGAGGAGACGTTACCTGCACACTGACAATACTGCATATATTTGTATTATAGGTAATGCAGAAATATTCTAAAGTGTTTCTGTATACttagtttcttttgtttttttgaaccCTGGTGTTTACCAAATGTAACATGACTGCCGGTGACTCACACGTCTCAACAGGGTTTAAAACATGTGCATAATGCTAGATATACTTGAAACTCTGCAGTAGCTATGAATGAAACAAGTACAAACATGTTCGCCAGTCTGCAGTTACACAGACTTTCATGTCACATAATGTATCCTGGCACCTGAAAAGGATAAATGGTTTTAGAGAACAGCTAATCTAAACCGGAAATCACTTGTTTCACCAGCTGTATCTGCGTgtctctgtctggtctctgtgtTCAGACTCTGCGGGAGCCAGCGGCTTTTGCCAAGTCTACAGGTTTTGAATCAGAGATCTCCCATGACAAGCTCACCATTGCTCAAGCACGGAGGGGGACACCAGGTTGCACtcatcactttttaaaattctgaatatATGCCCTTCAAATCAAAGggcttgtttgtttatttgttaggTTAACTTAAGATGTTTTGGTATGTTGTAATCACCTGATATCAGATAGGAAAACAGATTTAATTATCAGCATTGTTTTATTGCAAGTCATTTGGCTGATTCAGCCAAGAATCTCAGTGAGTgacaaatcagcaaaaaaattgTTAAAGATCTTCACTGTTTGGTCAGAATTCCATACTTAATAATTTAGGTTTTATAATAATGTTTAGAGACAACATTtcatatttcttattttttagctAACCGCCCTGTGAGAGTCTACGCTGATGGAATCTTTGATCTCTTCCATTCGGGACACGCTCGAGCTCTGATGCAGGCAAAAAATGTGTTCCCAAACACTCACCTGATAGTAGGAGGTAAACTGTGTCTTCATTCACACCCTCAACAATACGCCACAAAAACACTCTTTAACTTTGAGGGTTGACAGGGTGtgtgatttgtttgtgaaggaagacacctgaaacactttcattaaaaaattatgacatttaatatattaaagagtCAGAAGAAATCACATGTACATGAGGGCAAATCTTGTTGAGGGAGACACAGGCCTTCCCAGCCAGCTGCCTGTGCTCCTTCCCCAGAAGAGCACCGCTCTAAGCTaaacataacaattttataCTGCAAGCgctatcaattcaaaaacagaaggagagagctgtggtttagacttggccttctcagaCTGGTTCGTCCACTGGTTGGCATCATGGCACAAGtttctccaatcagcaataaagGCTCCATAAAAGACACATACACTCCCCTCCCACATATTCCTAATCATGACTTGACACTTTTATTCTCCTTAGCAACAGAGTATGATGACCTACGCACACCCTTCCCTCCTTAGACACAGATGTACGtgttttggcaaaacctttGAGGATAAGATGAACATATTCTTCTCCGAGACCgagaaggtcataaataagataaacatatcgcCCAAAAGCCTTGAAGTTggtctggcaaccactggtctcccatctgtctgctctctatctaatgtatttatttaactgtctattatttgcttcagccactgtttattaattaatttactggagtttacttttaaacatttgtcattttattcattgagtaaaaaataatccccaaCAGGGTGCATGAAAATGCACACAGATGACCTCTGAAGAGTCACATGTACAGTGCCGTGAAAAAGTATCGGCCCCCGTCCTAATTCCTTAGTTCGTTTTGttatatattttcatgtttgaTTTATTATTGTCATATTCAGGTAACAATGGCACATCACAACCTGCAACAAAATCCTTAGCCGCAGGCCTCTcataaaaaccaaaaagcaaTACTTCATATAAACTaacacttaaataaaataaaataaaatattatatatatatatatatatgtatatatatatgtatatatatatgtatatatgtatgtatatatgtatatatatatgtatatatatatgtatatatatgtatatatatgtatatatatatgtatatatgtatgtatatatgtatatatatgtatatatatatgtatgtatatatgtatatatatatatatgtatatatgtatatatgtatatatatatatatatatatatatatatatatatatatatatatatatatatatatatatatatatatatatatatatgtatattatatatgtatatatgtatatatatatatatatatatatatatatatatatatacacatacatatatatatgtatatatatgtatatatatatgtatatatatatgtataaatatatatgtatatatatatatgtatgtatgtatatatatatttatgtatatatatctatgtatgtgtgtgtgtgtgacaaatatgcaaaaaaaaactgtctctgTCTTCGTAGTGTGCAGTGATGAACTCACCCACAAGTTTAAGGGCTACACAGTGATGACAGAGGACGAACGCTATGATGCCCTCAGGCACTGCCGTTATGTTGATGAGGTGGTGCGGGACGCTCCCTGGTCTCTTACACCAGAATTCCTCAAGAAAcataaggtcaaaggtcacacagTAACTTGAAACACAACTTCCTACAGTGTCATATGGTGTTAAAGATGTGCAGCGTCCCAACTGTCTGTAGACTGCTCTGTTACATTCACAGATTGACTTTGTGGCCCATGATGATATCCCTTATACCTCCGCTGGATCAGAGGATGTCTATAAACACATCAAGGAAGCAGGTGAAGATTCAAGCAACATTACAACAAATTCCAGTCGTGTTATTTCTTATAATTAATTAcacataattaaataatttgtgCATTCATGTCAGGAATGTTTGTGGCCACTCAGAGGACAGAGGGCATCTCCACATCTGATCTGATCACTCGTATCGTCCGAAATTATGACATGTATGTCCGGCGCAACCTGCAACGAGGCTACACAGCCCGTGAACTAAATGTTGGCTTCATTAATGTAAGAAAATatttccaaacaaacaaacaaaaacaaattgtaaatgcaaaaataatcacaaatgCTCTCATTTCCTTCGGGATCAATCAAGTATCTATCTTTCCTGATAGGAGAAAAAGTACCGGCTCCAGAACCAGGTGGACAAGATGAAAGAGACAGTCCGTACTGTGGAGGAAAAGTCAAAGCATTTTGTCTATAGAGTGGAGGAGAAGAGTCAAGACCTCATCCACAAATGGGAAGAGAAGTCACGAGAATTCATTGGCAACTTTCTGGAGCTTTTTGGACCTGACGGAGCATGGGTATGTTCAGTTTTACAGT
The window above is part of the Archocentrus centrarchus isolate MPI-CPG fArcCen1 chromosome 14, fArcCen1, whole genome shotgun sequence genome. Proteins encoded here:
- the lipia gene encoding lipase member H, which encodes MLLWQYLIALLLLTLQTCKAEKCDEFTDLNIAHSIIGTTTRVNLLLYTRINGTCGTRMSHRDLSAYPQFNMSKPTTFIIHGYRITGSPPRWLNRVIELLLVKKDMNVIVVDWNYGAANLNYFKAVKNTQEVATNITAFIKTMQDHGTNLSSIHMIGVSLGAHIAGFTGAKLNGEIGRISALDPAGPEFKGKPPEDRLDSTDAQFVDALHTDIDMLGFREPLGHIDFYANGGADQPGCPRTIFSRGNYFKCDHQRSVYLYLDSMNHTCASRTYPCSSYKDFLDGKCLTCSQFGAAGCPVLGYDIIDWKDILLKHNQTKTYFKTNGQSPFCMTNYRMDVMTWNKDVRWGYMTVKLHGDGTQALATINHKSEFKKFTETRLLSSFDKGIQAVEKVSLKFSTGNILQPKKKLRVLRIRLTNLEPKEDAKSLCRYDVLLEENKEVTFKPIPCKESNF
- the LOC115792566 gene encoding choline-phosphate cytidylyltransferase B-like, with the protein product MARRRRGRGGHGQQQQQGAHNQKGGPRRTLREPAAFAKSTGFESEISHDKLTIAQARRGTPANRPVRVYADGIFDLFHSGHARALMQAKNVFPNTHLIVGVCSDELTHKFKGYTVMTEDERYDALRHCRYVDEVVRDAPWSLTPEFLKKHKIDFVAHDDIPYTSAGSEDVYKHIKEAGMFVATQRTEGISTSDLITRIVRNYDMYVRRNLQRGYTARELNVGFINEKKYRLQNQVDKMKETVRTVEEKSKHFVYRVEEKSQDLIHKWEEKSREFIGNFLELFGPDGAWHAIQERSGRMLQALSPYSSPRGSPSSSPTRRRSVSSDSTPSSATASPPSSPSFPSSTKKGRRSRSSPKVASTNSKQAQ